The Drosophila subpulchrella strain 33 F10 #4 breed RU33 unplaced genomic scaffold, RU_Dsub_v1.1 Primary Assembly Seq42, whole genome shotgun sequence genome has a window encoding:
- the LOC119562310 gene encoding uncharacterized protein LOC119562310 isoform X1, whose protein sequence is MNSFPIISAVVQQQNLKLNQLLLAANSEEWNDDELDLYESIFSAKEQMPRSVWMLKRYGTFWEKDIPENNDEFFKESFRMEKRTFSFLVDRLGVLRKKDTNWRNAIPLEKRIAIALYILGSSAEYRSIVRLFGVAQNNVCKILHEFCRALIFEFASEFMSPDYLKGFVPIGFPQCLGAIDGCHIEIKPSAAEAVDHHNYKGWYSIVLFALVEFKTSICLVLAMYNV, encoded by the exons ATGAACAGTTTCCCAATTATTTCGGCTGTTGTACAACAGCAAAATCTTAAGTTGAACCAGCTTTTATTGGCAGCCAATTCAGAGGAGTGGAATGACGACGAATTGGATCTGTACGAAAGCATTTTTTCAGCAAAAGAGCAAATGCCACGAAGTGTGTGGATGCTG AAGCGATACGGGACATTTTGGGAGAAGGATATACCGGAAAACAACGACGAGTTCTTCAAAGAGAGCTTTCGTATGGAGAAGAGGaccttttcgtttttggtgGACCGACTTGGTGTTTTGCGGAAGAAGGACACCAACTGGCGAAATGCCATTCCTCTTGAAAAGCGGATCGCTATAGCCTTGTACATCTTGGGATCATCAGCGGAATATCGTTCCATCGTAAGGCTTTTTGGAGTGGCACAGAACAATGTGTGCAAAATTCTCCACGAATTTTGCCGGGCACTCATTTTTGAGTTTGCTAGCGAGTTCATGTCACCGGACTATCTTAAAGGATTCGTACCAATCGGATTTCCCCAGTGTCTAGGTGCAATTG ATGGTTGTCACATTGAAATAAAACCgtcagcagcagaagcagtCGATCACCACAACTACAAAGGTTGGTACTCAATAGTACTATTCGCCCTCGTGGAATTCAA GACCTCCATCTGCTTAGTCTTAGCAATGTATAATGTGTAG
- the LOC119562310 gene encoding uncharacterized protein LOC119562310 isoform X2, translating into MNSFPIISAVVQQQNLKLNQLLLAANSEEWNDDELDLYESIFSAKEQMPRSVWMLKRYGTFWEKDIPENNDEFFKESFRMEKRTFSFLVDRLGVLRKKDTNWRNAIPLEKRIAIALYILGSSAEYRSIVRLFGVAQNNVCKILHEFCRALIFEFASEFMSPDYLKGFVPIGFPQCLGAIDGCHIEIKPSAAEAVDHHNYKGPPSA; encoded by the exons ATGAACAGTTTCCCAATTATTTCGGCTGTTGTACAACAGCAAAATCTTAAGTTGAACCAGCTTTTATTGGCAGCCAATTCAGAGGAGTGGAATGACGACGAATTGGATCTGTACGAAAGCATTTTTTCAGCAAAAGAGCAAATGCCACGAAGTGTGTGGATGCTG AAGCGATACGGGACATTTTGGGAGAAGGATATACCGGAAAACAACGACGAGTTCTTCAAAGAGAGCTTTCGTATGGAGAAGAGGaccttttcgtttttggtgGACCGACTTGGTGTTTTGCGGAAGAAGGACACCAACTGGCGAAATGCCATTCCTCTTGAAAAGCGGATCGCTATAGCCTTGTACATCTTGGGATCATCAGCGGAATATCGTTCCATCGTAAGGCTTTTTGGAGTGGCACAGAACAATGTGTGCAAAATTCTCCACGAATTTTGCCGGGCACTCATTTTTGAGTTTGCTAGCGAGTTCATGTCACCGGACTATCTTAAAGGATTCGTACCAATCGGATTTCCCCAGTGTCTAGGTGCAATTG ATGGTTGTCACATTGAAATAAAACCgtcagcagcagaagcagtCGATCACCACAACTACAAAG GACCTCCATCTGCTTAG